A genomic region of Ictidomys tridecemlineatus isolate mIctTri1 chromosome 10, mIctTri1.hap1, whole genome shotgun sequence contains the following coding sequences:
- the LOC101970526 gene encoding olfactory receptor 2AE1-like: MWLRNQMSLADFILEGLFDDSPTHLFLFCLTMVVYLVALSGNTLTILLICVDHGLHTPMYFLLSQLSLMDLMHVCTTIPKMATNYLSGSKSISFLGCATQHFLYVSLGGAECLLLALMSYDRYVAICHPLRYTVLMSRMVGLMMALTSWLGASLNSLIHTVILMHFYFCGTRKIHHFYCEYPAVVKLVCVDVTVYETTAYISTIVLLLLPIILVSTSYGFILHSVFEMRSAASTRNAFATCSSHLTVVSLWFGACIFSYMRTRSQRTPLQDKVGSVFYSIITPTLNPLIYTLRNKDVAKALRRVLRRDFIF, translated from the coding sequence ATGTGGCTGAGGAATCAGATGTCTCTGGCAGACTTCATCCTTGAAGGGCTCTTTGATGACTCCCCAacccacctttttcttttctgcctgaCCATGGTGGTCTACCTTGTTGCACTGAGTGGCAACACCCTCACCATCCTTCTCATCTGTGTGGATCATGGGcttcacacccccatgtacttcctgctcagccagctctccctcatggacctaATGCACGTCTGCACAACCATCCCCAAGATGGCTACCAACTACTTGTCTGGCAGCAAGTCCATCTCCTTCCTGGGCTGTGCCACCCAGCACTTCCTCTATGTGTCTCTGGGTGGTGCTGAGTGTCTTCTGCTAGCTCTCATGTCCTATGACAGGTATGTTGCCATCTGTCATCCTCTGCGTTACACTGTGCTCATGAGCAGGATGGTGGGACTAATGATGGCCCTCACCTCATGGTTGGGGGCATCTCTGAACTCCCTAATTCACACAGTCATCTTGATGCACTTTTATTTCTGTGGGACTCGGAAAATACACCACTTCTACTGTGAGTATCCAGCTGTTGTAAAGTTGGTGTGTGTTGACGTCACTGTCTATGAGACCACAGCATACATCAGCACCATagtgcttctcctcctccccatcatcCTGGTTTCTACATCCTATGGCTTCATCCTGCACAGTGTGTTTGAGATGCGTTCAGCTGCGAGTACGAGAAATGCCTTTGCCACTTGTAGCTCCCACCTCACTGTGGTCTCTCTCTGGTTTGGTGCCTGTATCTTCTCATACATGAGAACCAGGTCCCAGCGCACTCCACTGCAAGACAAAGTTGGTTCTGTGTTCTATAGCATCATTACTCCCACTCTGAATCCTCTGATTTATACTCTCCGGAATAAGGATGTAGCTAAGGCTCTGAGGAGAGTGTTGAGGAGAGATTTTATCTTCTAA